Proteins co-encoded in one Eriocheir sinensis breed Jianghai 21 chromosome 5, ASM2467909v1, whole genome shotgun sequence genomic window:
- the LOC126983354 gene encoding octopamine receptor beta-2R-like, producing MATPTPPMSQLWLNTSVTEASAVEDVIAAAADASPQTDEGGNGSLAWEGGGGGAAAVWESVAVLVVKAFLMGSIILVSVMGNVLVIVSIGLNHKLQVLTNYFLVSLAIADMLVASCAMTFNASVELSGRWLFGYIMCDLWNSFDVYFSTVSILHLCCISVDRYYAIVKPLEYPLYMTKGAVMFMLANVWLAPTLISFVPIFFGWYATADHLQHRALKPDVCTFEVNKVYAILSSAFSFWIPCTVMVVLYYRILLEARKQEAAILSRTNSTCTINNVQRGFPSSTAQQILAAFRSRKRPKLRKRKEKNCDRQEFQLGPVPRISRSDISNEPRPGGFRKPSVICTQEHSTNTRKASKHLLNDTSQLGPPALPDTSSSLEVSPRTISPDLSFNEEIDDRVDTSPTLKAHHSRSSSVSINGHTGSGLPVRVISPVPFGRRESLMPPTNLHYAGSSCSDRHSGSHPVMRREHKAARTLGIIMGAFILCWLPFFTWYVAVTICGDGCPCPQAVVTTLFWIGYFNSTLNPFIYAYFRQDFRDAFRKTLRQLKCCKRDDDLPGAFV from the coding sequence ATGGCCACCCCCACGCCGCCCATGTCACAGCTCTGGCTCAACACAAGCGTCACAGAAGCGAGCGCCGTGGAGGACGTGATTGCTGCAGCCGCGGACGCTTCTCCCCAGACTGACGAGGGAGGGAACGGATCCTTGGCGTGGgagggcggaggaggcggagctgCGGCTGTGTGGGAGAGTGTGGCCGTGCTGGTGGTGAAGGCCTTCCTGATGGGCAGCATCATCCTGGTGTCGGTGATGGGCAATGTCTTGGTCATTGTCAGCATCGGCCTCAATCACAAGTTGCAGGTCCTCACCAACTACTTTTTGGTGTCGCTCGCCATCGCGGACATGTTAGTGGCCTCCTGTGCCATGACTTTCAACGCCTCCGTCGAGCTCTCGGGTCGTTGGCTCTTCGGCTATATCATGTGTGATCTATGGAACTCATTCGATGTGTACTTCTCTACTGTGTCCATCTTGCACCTGTGTTGCATTAGTGTTGACCGGTACTACGCCATCGTGAAGCCCCTCGAGTACCCGCTGTACATGACCAAAGGGGCCGTGATGTTCATGCTGGCCAACGTGTGGCTCGCGCCCACCCTCATATCCTTCGTGCCCATCTTCTTCGGCTGGTACGCCACCGCCGACCACCTGCAACACCGCGCCCTCAAGCCGGATGTGTGCACCTTCGAGGTCAACAAAGTGTACGCCATCCTGTCCTCTGCGTTCTCCTTCTGGATCCCGTGCACCGTGATGGTGGTGCTGTACTACCGCATCCTGCTGGAGGCAAGGAAGCAGGAGGCGGCCATCCTCAGCCGCACCAACAGCACGTGCACCATCAACAACGTGCAGAGGGGCTTCCCGTCGTCCACCGCACAGCAGATCCTGGCTGCCTTCAGGTCCAGGAAAAGACCCaaactgaggaagaggaaagagaagaactgCGACAGGCAGGAGTTCCAGCTGGGCCCAGTGCCTCGCATCTCACGCTCAGACATAAGTAATGAGCCCAGACCAGGGGGCTTCCGGAAGCCTTCCGTCATCTGTACTCAAGAGCACAGTACAAACACTAGGAAAGCCAGCAAACACTTGCTGAACGACACCTCCCAGCTCGGCCCGCCGGCCCTCCCGGACACGTCAAGCTCCCTGGAGGTGAGCCCCAGGACGATCAGTCCGGACTTATCGTTCAATGAAGAGATAGACGACCGGGTGGACACGAGCCCCACGCTCAAGGCACACCACTCCCGCAGCAGTTCTGTCAGCATCAACGGCCACACGGGCAGCGGCCTGCCGGTGCGTGTCATCAGTCCGGTGCCCTTCGGCAGGAGAGAGTCCCTGATGCCCCCCACCAACCTGCATTACGCGGGCAGCAGCTGCAGTGACCGGCACAGCGGCAGCCACCCGGTGATGCGGCGGGAGCACAAGGCGGCTCGCACGCTGGGCATCATTATGGGCGCCTTTATCCTGTGCTGGCTGCCCTTCTTCACCTGGTACGTGGCTGTCACCATCTGCGGGGACGGCTGTCCGTGTCCGCAGGCCGTGGTCACCACGCTCTTCTGGATCGGCTACTTCAACTCCACCCTCAACCCCTTCATCTACGCTTACTTCCGGCAAGACTTCCGAGACGCGTTCAGAAAGACGCTGCGGCAGCTCAAGTGTTGCAAGCGGGACGACGACCTGCCTGGGGCCTTCGTCTGA
- the LOC126982722 gene encoding uncharacterized protein LOC126982722 has protein sequence MPRLNPLGSGGPCSGDRQPSLHWPPRPSPPSPSLASRPLPSPSLASPSSPPTLHWPPRPSSPSPSLASPSSSPSPSLASPSSPPSPSLASPVLPTQPFTGLLIRVTADQHFLSGLSLTLSSAAGCSLP, from the exons ATGCCACGCCTTAATCCCCTGGGCTCGGGCGGCCCTTGCAGCGGTGACAGGCAGCCTT CCCTTCACTggcctccccgtccctccccaccCAGCCCTTCACTGGCCTCCCGTCCTCTCCCCAGCCCTTCACTGGCCTCCCCGTCCTCCCCACCCA CCCTTCACTggcctccccgtccctcctcacCCAGCCCTTCACtggcctccccgtcctcctcacCCAGCCCTTCACTGGCCTCCCCGTCCTCCCCACCCAGCCCTTCACTGGCCTCCCCTGTCCTCCCCACCCAGCCCTTCACTGGCCTCCT GATCCGTGTAACTGCTGACCAACACTTCCTCTCAGGACTCAGTCTGACTCTCTCCTCGGCCGCGGGATGCTCGCTCCCGTAG